The following coding sequences are from one Desulfurococcus sp. window:
- a CDS encoding DUF61 family protein has protein sequence MREGGVVGSDYIERLLVEELRLVNKHAPYERRKLCDLLKTEVPFIVLRDGSLHLLNPRELEILAGKLGEDSCRLEVPIIVEYTPSGREGVYIVRGEVEAKAVALLLGLSNYTVPLFLSLPHILELRRILRTTTTILLNPGSLTP, from the coding sequence TTGAGAGAGGGAGGAGTAGTGGGTAGCGACTACATTGAGAGACTACTAGTCGAGGAGTTAAGGTTAGTTAACAAGCACGCTCCCTACGAGAGAAGAAAACTCTGCGATCTCCTTAAGACCGAAGTCCCTTTTATAGTGCTCAGAGATGGAAGCCTCCACTTATTAAATCCTCGTGAGCTAGAGATTCTTGCCGGGAAGCTCGGAGAAGACTCCTGTAGACTAGAGGTTCCAATAATCGTAGAGTACACTCCTAGCGGGAGAGAGGGAGTCTATATTGTGAGAGGAGAGGTTGAGGCTAAAGCTGTTGCACTACTACTCGGCTTAAGCAACTACACTGTACCATTATTCCTCAGTCTCCCGCATATTCTAGAGCTCAGACGTATTTTAAGGACTACTACGACAATCTTATTAAATCCAGGCTCGCTAACTCCCTAA
- a CDS encoding ATPase gives MGLILSKPSEMLRVNVVFLREDKERILKILQEAGVIEIEFVEAEKIVREYEKLHSLAERVNSLLQRVKGLVLDVSVTGVEVSSIDITRIEKDVTELESEVSLVEERVKGLRRLADSLRTLLEAVNPLPGGMDAAEIYYEGKRVSSLLFHGELEAVEKLSEEVSSLGVAQVYVSGEHASLIAYIPSRDLNKVISKADSLGVWFPSKQLLEQVELKGDVHSLRVKLSERIKELEMEASSLEKKITETVRSRSEVLGKYLLILENQMQRYRALGLTTDLRHVSAVTGWIPKDSVKLLENLVRDYSAPVFIEYRSPVKGVDEPPTKFNNRGPVKFFQVITRLYGVPGYWEPDPTPIIAYSFALFFGIMNADAGYSLAGLLAILLFLDKLVEDPRSPIYREFKGALISLNIVSFILGFLSGSIFGGLLTDVFGVSVPSLITVFNNPLEFIKLALLVGFIHINIAHALATARFIRERRIGELLNEVGLFTTEVFGIPYIFKEFLKYDIPVLSAIPKDTLLHLTLLGLLILVAGNYLAMKGLGFMMWVFQLTGVLGDVMSYVRLAGIGMSTFYMAFAFNITVKMLMEGLASMLPGMAGVILAYAVSIPLLFIIHLFITFLSMLGAFVHSLRLVMLEFLMKFYDGAGREYSPLSIIASKRIVIPG, from the coding sequence ATGGGGCTTATACTAAGTAAGCCCAGCGAGATGCTGAGAGTTAACGTGGTATTCCTCAGGGAGGATAAAGAGAGAATTCTAAAGATACTCCAGGAGGCAGGAGTAATAGAGATAGAGTTCGTTGAAGCCGAGAAAATCGTTAGAGAGTACGAGAAGCTGCACTCCCTAGCTGAGCGAGTAAACAGCCTACTTCAGAGGGTTAAAGGCTTAGTACTAGACGTATCTGTGACAGGGGTTGAAGTCTCCTCCATAGATATCACTCGAATAGAGAAGGATGTCACTGAGCTGGAAAGCGAGGTATCACTAGTAGAGGAGAGAGTAAAGGGGTTAAGGAGGCTTGCAGACTCCCTGAGAACCCTTCTAGAAGCAGTTAACCCGCTACCAGGCGGCATGGATGCAGCTGAGATATACTATGAGGGGAAGCGTGTATCCTCACTACTATTTCACGGGGAGCTCGAAGCGGTTGAAAAACTCTCAGAAGAGGTTAGCTCACTTGGCGTAGCTCAAGTCTACGTGAGTGGAGAGCATGCATCCCTCATAGCATACATCCCATCACGCGACTTAAACAAGGTTATCTCTAAGGCTGACTCCCTCGGCGTATGGTTCCCTAGCAAGCAGCTCTTAGAGCAAGTAGAGCTTAAAGGCGATGTACACTCGCTTCGAGTAAAGCTCTCAGAGAGGATCAAGGAGCTTGAGATGGAGGCTTCAAGCCTCGAGAAGAAGATTACTGAGACCGTGAGGTCTAGGAGTGAGGTTCTAGGAAAGTATCTTTTAATCCTGGAGAACCAGATGCAACGGTATAGAGCGCTAGGGTTAACAACGGATTTAAGGCATGTGTCAGCTGTGACAGGCTGGATTCCAAAGGACTCTGTTAAACTACTCGAGAACCTAGTTAGAGATTACAGTGCACCAGTTTTCATAGAGTATAGGAGTCCTGTGAAAGGAGTTGATGAACCCCCCACGAAATTCAATAACAGGGGGCCGGTGAAATTCTTCCAGGTTATAACAAGGCTCTACGGTGTACCAGGCTACTGGGAGCCTGATCCCACTCCGATAATAGCGTACTCCTTTGCCCTCTTCTTCGGGATTATGAATGCTGACGCCGGGTACTCTCTCGCCGGCCTTCTAGCTATACTACTCTTCCTGGATAAACTAGTAGAGGATCCCCGTAGCCCTATATACAGGGAGTTCAAAGGAGCTTTAATATCGCTGAATATAGTATCGTTTATTCTAGGATTCTTGAGCGGCTCGATCTTCGGGGGGCTTCTAACTGATGTATTCGGTGTCAGCGTGCCGAGCTTGATCACAGTATTCAATAATCCACTCGAGTTCATAAAGCTAGCACTCCTAGTAGGCTTCATTCACATTAATATAGCTCACGCTCTAGCAACAGCGAGGTTCATCAGGGAGAGAAGGATCGGTGAGCTGCTTAACGAGGTAGGCTTGTTTACAACAGAAGTCTTCGGTATACCATACATATTCAAGGAGTTTCTAAAGTACGATATACCTGTTCTCTCAGCGATACCTAAGGATACACTACTCCATCTAACTCTACTAGGGCTTCTAATCCTGGTTGCAGGCAACTACCTCGCCATGAAGGGGCTTGGATTCATGATGTGGGTATTCCAGCTGACAGGGGTGCTAGGAGATGTTATGAGCTATGTGAGGCTTGCGGGAATAGGCATGTCGACGTTCTATATGGCTTTTGCCTTTAACATTACTGTTAAAATGCTAATGGAGGGATTAGCCAGCATGCTGCCAGGTATGGCTGGAGTAATATTGGCCTACGCTGTATCAATACCCTTACTGTTCATCATACACTTATTCATAACATTCCTGTCGATGCTGGGAGCATTTGTTCACTCTCTCAGGCTTGTCATGCTAGAGTTCCTCATGAAGTTCTACGATGGAGCTGGACGCGAGTATAGTCCTCTCTCGATTATAGCATCTAAGCGTATTGTGATCCCGGGTTAG